The Elusimicrobiota bacterium genome includes the window ATTATTAAAATTAGGAAGGGGCAGTTAGCAAATGGCAAAAGCAAAGTTTGAACGAACAAAACCGCATGTGAACGTAGGGACAATCGGGCATATTGATCATGGCAAGACATCGTTGACATCGGCAATAACGAAAGTATTGTCAAAAAAAGGG containing:
- a CDS encoding GTP-binding protein translates to MAKAKFERTKPHVNVGTIGHIDHGKTSLTSAITKVLSKKG